The genomic stretch AATGTAACTAGATGTATGAAGAACTCCAGCAGCAATGAGACAAGCCATCACGAGGCAAGTAAATGGCACAAAACCAGTAATACAATACAAAGAGAAACCTGTTTTCTTAAAGACACACATTTTTCCTTTGTAGCAGCGTATGGGTAAAGATCGCTTGGTATTAAATTGTTGACTGAGAGTACTTTCTTGACTTTATATATTATGTTTATCTATTATCTATCAATTATCAATAAGCATTTCAGTGCTGCTTATAATTTTCTTTAAAGCTGTTTTATGTATAGGTTATAACTTTACAACATTAAAGTGAAAGTGTACCCAGTTAAGTGGAAAGGCTATTTTTATTCATCAGTTCACAGCAAGCAGAAAGCACCTGTTGTGGCAAACCATCAAAAGCCCCATTTCTCCTTTTTCCTTCAAATTTGTATGTTCACTAAAGcatctgtttctgtgtttcttaCAGGAGGTTCAAAAGCATGCATCTCTTTTGTCCCTTTACTCCGACTTATTCTCTGCCATCCCCTCCTTTGTTGTCACCATCCTACTTGTGGCTTACAGTGACAGAGGAGGACGCAAGATTGCCATTATAATGCCTGTGATTGGAACTCTGCTGTACATAAGCGGCCTGCTAGCAATTTCTTTctttaaactaaacatttatttgATCATTGGCTGCTCAATTGTAAGCTCATTGTTTGGTGGTTTTGGAACATTTCTAGGTGGTTGCTTTGCCTATGTCGCTGATATAAGCAAAAATGAGCACCAGAAGACATTACGTTTGGCTGGTGTTGATATGATTCTCGGTGTTCTGGCTGGGGTGGCATCTTTGTCGACTGGTTACTTCCTCAAAGCAGCAGGATTCAATTGGCCATTTATAACATCTCTTATTGGGCtacttttattgttgttgtatgcTATTTTTGTACTTGAAGAGACAGTAGAGAAGGTCCCCCCTGACAGCTCTAGCTTGGATACACCTCCACAAGACTCACCTATCAAACAAATGTTTTATGGCATTTATCATGTATTTGCTAGAAGGGATTGTAGGTCCAAAACTATACTGATCATGCTTTTAGTTGCTTTCACATTTTTTGCCTTTGCTGATATTGGAGGAGTCTCCCTTATTACACTGTATGAGCTAAATGAACCACTTTGTTGGACTGGCATTATGATTGGATACGGCTCTGCGCTCGGCACAATGGTGTTTCTGACCAGTTTCTTCGGAGTCATGGCCTTTTCTTACTGCAAGGTGCCTCAGACCATCATCGCCTTAATGGGCATTTCCTCATTCACCATAGGCATGATCATAGTGTCCTTCTCTAAGACAACTGAAATGATATTTTTAGGTAAGAAAAACAATGTTCTAGTGAACATTTACATTTGCATAAATTGTATTTTCAATGTACAATTATTGGATCATTCTGTAATCAATACAAATTATTTGTTAGATTTTAGATAAAAAAATTTGAATGTACTTTTTTCCACACTTTTTACTGAACAGTACATCTGAGTGTACCATTTAAtgtgttttggttttctttGTGTAGCAAGAATACCTATGTTCCTGGCTGCTATGCCTTTTCCCATCTTGCGCTCCATGATGTCAAAGATTGTCTCAAGGGCTGAGCAGGGTAAGCACAGTTAGTtaatttatttgcttatttattaGGGACAATGTGCATAAAAACATTGACCTACACAAAGAGGTAATGTttgtgccaggttatagcataatTGCTAATTTCCAACACCTAAGTTCATATACCACAAAAACTAGAGGACCTTATCTTTCATGTTTGCAGAGTCAGAGTCCAAgaaagtttgtgttttcagcagattttttctacattttatcaATTATTGCTAACCTATTTTCTTATGCCTTTTAGGAGCTCTGTTTGCCTGTATATCATGCTCGGAGAGTATCACTAACACTGTGTCAATAGCAGCTTTTAATGGTATTTATGCTGCCACAGTGGCTTGGTATTCTGGGTTTATCTTTTTGCTGTCTGCAGGACTCTGCATCATCCCTTCTATATTGATTGGGTAAGTAATTAAGTCATATGCAGAATTTCATATGGCATCACAACTTTGTATAACCTTGTACACAGTATATAGGTGGATTATCAACTTTGGCAATGCTAATTGCTAATGTAATTGATCAGATCTAACATTGTATAAAAGGCCATACAATCAAAGCAAGAATGCTCAAAAGTGGGAAATGATTCTAGagtctgaaaacaacatattaacaagtGCAAAAAGTCAGTCTTTTTAATTCATTGTTATATTATCTCTGCACAAACTCCCTAATATCATACTACTGGTATTGTCATGTGTCATGTCACCTACATAACATATAGGATGCATACAGGATGTCCTGCTTAGTCAGACAAAGTCCTGCTCAGTCACATGTTGCTCTAACTGCTACAGTTCAATAGCAACAAAATGTCAGCAACTTTTCTAGTAGCCTTAAGTACATACTAGTCTACTCATGTGACGCCCGAGTACCTCACTCTTAAAACATTGCCTTTTATCTAGAAAAAGTGGTACATTTAGGTATTTGAGTATTCTTATACAAACTACAACTCATTACATTTACAATTGCTATTTGTTTTTCAGAATTTTGATTGTGATGAGAGTGGACTTCAGC from Periophthalmus magnuspinnatus isolate fPerMag1 chromosome 14, fPerMag1.2.pri, whole genome shotgun sequence encodes the following:
- the slc46a3 gene encoding solute carrier family 46 member 3; amino-acid sequence: MKGLYLVEPAVGLYSFSCFLIFPLMQQFVYRRLWEDITNTTYPESDNVTRCMKNSSSNETSHHEEVQKHASLLSLYSDLFSAIPSFVVTILLVAYSDRGGRKIAIIMPVIGTLLYISGLLAISFFKLNIYLIIGCSIVSSLFGGFGTFLGGCFAYVADISKNEHQKTLRLAGVDMILGVLAGVASLSTGYFLKAAGFNWPFITSLIGLLLLLLYAIFVLEETVEKVPPDSSSLDTPPQDSPIKQMFYGIYHVFARRDCRSKTILIMLLVAFTFFAFADIGGVSLITLYELNEPLCWTGIMIGYGSALGTMVFLTSFFGVMAFSYCKVPQTIIALMGISSFTIGMIIVSFSKTTEMIFLARIPMFLAAMPFPILRSMMSKIVSRAEQGALFACISCSESITNTVSIAAFNGIYAATVAWYSGFIFLLSAGLCIIPSILIGILIVMRVDFSSKDIHVPIDEQGLFQDQTDNREVIN